The proteins below are encoded in one region of Halalkalicoccus jeotgali B3:
- a CDS encoding potassium channel family protein has translation MTRSDVVALTNRPLLRRAVVPLAAFGGVVVAGVVGFVVLGGVGAVEATFWLADPTSIELHFAGEEGGSETATKAYALGVTVGLVVTGLWVGETVLSAAFGGQVQEELRRMQTDRAIDDARDHVIICGYGTFGRTIADRLDGNGEGVVVIERDEAEFEGALAEDVLVLQGDARREETLREAGIEHARTLVTAIDDSNANIQTAITAGQIAPTVRLVVRVGDAMYEPLARRAGADEVVIPEVVSGERVTESL, from the coding sequence GTGACACGATCGGACGTCGTCGCCCTCACGAACCGGCCGTTGCTCCGTCGCGCCGTGGTGCCGCTTGCGGCTTTCGGTGGTGTGGTGGTCGCCGGCGTGGTCGGATTCGTCGTCCTCGGGGGTGTCGGCGCGGTCGAGGCGACGTTCTGGCTCGCCGACCCGACGAGCATCGAACTGCACTTCGCCGGCGAGGAGGGCGGATCGGAGACGGCGACGAAGGCCTACGCACTAGGTGTGACCGTCGGGCTGGTCGTCACGGGACTCTGGGTCGGCGAGACGGTGCTCTCGGCGGCTTTCGGCGGACAGGTACAGGAGGAACTCAGACGCATGCAAACCGACAGGGCGATCGACGACGCACGGGACCACGTGATCATCTGCGGGTACGGTACCTTCGGCCGGACCATTGCGGACCGACTCGACGGCAACGGCGAGGGCGTCGTCGTGATCGAGCGCGACGAGGCGGAGTTCGAAGGGGCGCTGGCCGAGGACGTCCTGGTCCTACAGGGCGACGCCCGGCGCGAGGAGACGCTCCGCGAGGCGGGTATCGAGCACGCCCGCACCCTCGTGACGGCCATCGACGACTCCAATGCGAACATCCAGACCGCGATTACGGCCGGCCAGATCGCACCGACCGTGCGCCTCGTCGTCCGTGTCGGCGACGCGATGTACGAACCGCTGGCCCGGCGGGCGGGCGCAGACGAGGTGGTCATCCCGGAGGTCGTCAGCGGCGAGCGGGTGACCGAGTCGCTGTAG
- a CDS encoding ABC transporter substrate-binding protein, producing the protein MQHTRRAFLGAAGAAAIAGCTGERDPGIGDDEGSSGEGEGGSGSPDPETTSVSLVLNWRIGGLHAPYFAAQENGFYAAEGFESVDIESGQGSDFAAQQVGVGNAEFALTSSDQVLNVTSKGLSPQCVGVVMQRNPVVVFSSRDSFGDPLEGADQLRGRTLGSGPGMVRQMTEAYLESEGVLGEVEYVDSGFDTVQQLLTGEIDAAAGVFSDVVDARQQGYEIDTLSVAETIPSYGHMIATESGFGRENPTTIESFLRATARGAVWADRNPEAAIDALVAAQPELKEVRANQREKWELMRTEYTVSETVREEGWGASAPKPWRGTYETLAAGGFFDDEVDPDTVWTNEYLDTGSEYVADYADLIED; encoded by the coding sequence ATGCAGCATACGAGACGGGCGTTTTTGGGGGCGGCCGGCGCGGCGGCGATCGCGGGCTGTACCGGCGAACGTGATCCGGGGATCGGGGACGACGAAGGATCGAGCGGCGAGGGAGAGGGCGGATCCGGGTCGCCGGACCCCGAGACGACCTCGGTATCGCTCGTGCTCAACTGGCGGATCGGGGGGCTTCACGCGCCCTATTTCGCCGCACAGGAAAACGGCTTCTACGCGGCAGAAGGGTTCGAGAGCGTCGACATCGAGAGCGGGCAGGGATCCGATTTCGCCGCCCAGCAGGTCGGCGTGGGCAACGCCGAGTTCGCGCTCACCAGCAGCGATCAGGTGCTCAACGTCACCAGCAAGGGCCTCTCCCCGCAGTGTGTGGGGGTCGTGATGCAGCGAAACCCGGTCGTCGTCTTCAGTTCGCGCGACTCGTTTGGCGACCCCCTCGAGGGGGCCGACCAGCTCCGCGGGCGCACGCTCGGCAGCGGGCCGGGGATGGTTCGACAGATGACCGAGGCGTACCTCGAGAGCGAGGGCGTCCTCGGCGAGGTCGAGTACGTCGATTCGGGTTTCGATACCGTCCAGCAGCTCCTGACGGGCGAGATCGACGCCGCCGCGGGGGTCTTCAGCGACGTCGTCGATGCCCGACAGCAGGGCTACGAGATCGACACCCTGTCGGTCGCCGAGACGATCCCCTCCTACGGGCACATGATCGCGACCGAATCGGGATTCGGCCGGGAGAACCCCACCACGATCGAATCGTTCCTCCGGGCGACCGCTCGCGGAGCCGTGTGGGCCGACCGGAACCCCGAGGCGGCCATCGACGCCCTCGTCGCGGCCCAGCCGGAACTCAAGGAGGTCCGGGCGAACCAGCGCGAGAAGTGGGAGCTCATGCGCACCGAGTACACCGTCTCGGAGACCGTCCGCGAGGAGGGCTGGGGCGCGAGCGCTCCCAAGCCGTGGCGAGGGACCTACGAGACGCTCGCCGCCGGGGGGTTTTTCGATGACGAGGTCGATCCCGATACGGTCTGGACCAACGAGTACCTCGATACGGGCTCGGAGTACGTCGCCGACTACGCCGACCTAATCGAGGACTGA
- a CDS encoding ABC transporter permease has product MVDGEPDRRGYRAVWGATGGPLVRHSPTALLARAGPPVAVLVALLLAWQALVVVYAIPELILPSPLDVARALAETYPRLLADAAVTALTAGLGLLAGTAIGLVLAFSMTVSRSLARTVLPYVVALRIAPLIAIAPLLFLWFGRGIPARALLVTSLTLFPMTIATLDGLRNTPESYLALLESIGASDWKVFLHVRIPAATPSVLAGAKIAATLSVIGAVVAEFVALNAGLGYRVFYTATYLRTAESFAALVVLSALGIAFYLLPVALERGLW; this is encoded by the coding sequence ATGGTCGACGGCGAACCGGATCGACGCGGTTATCGCGCGGTGTGGGGAGCCACCGGAGGTCCGCTCGTCCGCCACAGCCCAACGGCGCTGCTCGCACGTGCGGGGCCGCCGGTCGCGGTGCTCGTTGCCCTCCTGCTCGCGTGGCAGGCCCTCGTCGTCGTTTACGCGATCCCGGAGCTGATCCTGCCCTCGCCGCTCGACGTCGCCCGCGCGCTCGCCGAGACGTACCCCCGACTGCTCGCGGACGCCGCCGTCACCGCGCTCACTGCGGGGCTCGGGCTGCTCGCCGGTACGGCGATCGGCCTCGTTCTCGCCTTTTCGATGACTGTCTCGCGCTCGCTCGCCCGGACGGTACTCCCGTACGTCGTGGCGCTGCGGATCGCACCGCTGATCGCCATCGCGCCGCTTCTCTTCCTCTGGTTCGGCCGTGGAATCCCCGCGCGGGCGCTGCTCGTGACGTCCCTGACGCTCTTTCCGATGACGATCGCGACGCTTGACGGGCTGCGAAACACCCCCGAGTCGTACCTCGCGTTGCTGGAGTCGATCGGTGCGTCAGACTGGAAGGTTTTCCTCCACGTTCGGATTCCCGCGGCCACGCCGAGCGTCCTCGCCGGCGCCAAGATCGCCGCGACGCTCTCGGTCATCGGCGCGGTCGTCGCGGAGTTCGTCGCGCTGAACGCCGGATTGGGTTACCGGGTGTTCTACACCGCGACCTACCTCCGGACCGCCGAGTCGTTCGCCGCACTCGTCGTCCTCTCGGCGCTGGGCATCGCCTTCTACCTGCTCCCGGTCGCCCTCGAACGGGGCCTGTGGTAG
- a CDS encoding ABC transporter permease, giving the protein MREGARIARHTRPGARHLVLPAGALVVAVALWWGLTLVAGIPSFLLPPPDAVAARLLGDPELYARNALFTLEKVTYGGMIGIAVGFVLALGVAYLPWFRRAIYPYLVTARVLPKIAIAPVLLIYLGTGTITAVVFVALIAFFPVALSTAAGLSKAPAGHHDLLESVNAGRIRRVLYVDLPYALPDAFAGLKQAVTLSVVGAVIAEWIAADNGLGFVILIASENVRTDVMLAALAVLILEGLALYGAVTLVQRATIHWSASE; this is encoded by the coding sequence ATGCGTGAGGGCGCCCGGATCGCCCGCCACACCCGTCCGGGGGCCCGACACCTGGTCCTCCCGGCCGGGGCGCTGGTGGTCGCCGTCGCTCTCTGGTGGGGGCTCACGCTCGTCGCCGGGATCCCGTCGTTTCTCCTGCCGCCGCCCGACGCGGTGGCGGCCCGGCTACTGGGCGACCCGGAACTCTACGCCCGAAACGCGCTGTTCACGCTGGAAAAAGTGACGTATGGAGGGATGATCGGGATCGCGGTCGGGTTCGTACTCGCGCTCGGCGTCGCCTACCTGCCGTGGTTCCGGCGGGCGATCTATCCCTATCTGGTGACTGCACGCGTCCTCCCGAAGATCGCGATCGCACCCGTCCTGTTGATCTACTTGGGCACCGGAACGATCACGGCGGTCGTTTTCGTCGCGCTGATCGCCTTCTTCCCGGTCGCACTGAGCACGGCGGCGGGACTCTCGAAGGCCCCCGCCGGACACCACGACCTGCTCGAATCGGTGAACGCGGGCCGGATCCGGCGCGTACTCTACGTCGACCTGCCCTACGCGCTCCCGGACGCGTTCGCGGGGCTGAAACAGGCGGTCACGCTGTCGGTCGTCGGGGCGGTGATCGCCGAGTGGATCGCCGCGGACAACGGCCTCGGGTTCGTGATCCTGATCGCCTCCGAGAACGTCCGGACCGACGTGATGCTCGCGGCCCTCGCGGTTCTCATCCTCGAGGGGCTTGCGCTCTACGGGGCGGTGACGCTCGTCCAGCGGGCGACGATCCACTGGAGCGCAAGCGAGTGA
- a CDS encoding ABC transporter ATP-binding protein, with translation MIDLDGVGVDFEGVRALDGVDLRIADGEFVTVVGPSGCGKTTLLRAIGGLEVPTAGAVRIDGDPPSAAQAGARLGFVFQSHTLLPWKSATENVTFLREMAGEEPKREEARELLASIGLAGFEDAKPRELSGGMSQRVAIARAIHLGADVLLMDEPFGELDEITRDELGVEIRDLWRRERKTVVFVTHSVPEAVFLADRCVVMGVAGRIERVVEVDLPAPRDEAVLGSRAFQKQVAAVRRTLHEHHA, from the coding sequence GTGATCGACCTCGACGGAGTGGGCGTCGATTTCGAGGGCGTCCGGGCGCTCGACGGGGTCGACCTCCGTATCGCGGACGGCGAGTTCGTCACCGTCGTCGGCCCCTCGGGCTGTGGGAAGACGACGCTGTTGCGCGCGATCGGCGGTCTGGAAGTGCCGACGGCGGGTGCGGTGCGGATCGACGGCGACCCGCCCTCGGCCGCACAGGCCGGCGCGCGGTTGGGGTTCGTCTTCCAGAGTCACACCCTCCTTCCATGGAAGAGCGCCACGGAGAACGTCACCTTCCTCCGGGAGATGGCCGGCGAGGAGCCAAAGCGCGAGGAGGCCCGCGAACTGCTCGCGAGCATCGGACTGGCGGGGTTCGAGGACGCCAAGCCGCGGGAGCTCTCGGGAGGAATGAGCCAGCGGGTGGCGATCGCACGTGCGATCCACCTCGGTGCGGACGTGCTGTTGATGGACGAACCGTTCGGTGAACTCGACGAGATCACGCGCGACGAACTCGGCGTCGAGATCCGCGACCTCTGGCGCCGCGAGCGAAAGACCGTCGTGTTCGTCACCCACAGCGTCCCCGAGGCCGTTTTCCTCGCGGATCGCTGCGTGGTGATGGGCGTTGCGGGCCGGATCGAGCGGGTCGTCGAGGTGGACCTCCCCGCCCCCCGCGACGAGGCGGTCCTCGGCTCACGTGCGTTCCAGAAACAGGTCGCCGCCGTCAGGCGGACGCTCCACGAGCACCATGCGTGA
- a CDS encoding ABC transporter substrate-binding protein: MRTREFWALDEDDQGMIDRLAPGIGADPARALAYLLLRSEREDDPATELALRIGTGLNRGAITTALTTLETAGVVERTTVPDDGPGRPPAAWRVAADIEPTTRAVYRHHATALLERARERHGLERSTEPSSGTEAGLSFGLNWRPNGLHLPFYAAFEGEEGPAGVDIEHHEGSHRALESLVSGETDVGLVGAATVLRAQRAGQPVVSIAVAYQRAMAVLYTVRETFGEPLTSVAQLRGRRIGMPARSETGILGRLFLNQVALDGSVRIVDTGGEERDALLSGKVDVATGSFSDPRDLQRAGRTVDTLAVADHFPIYGPVLVVREETLDERGPALEALLAGTTAGWAAGTRDPTAAAERVAARSGESADGIARTFETASREFGPNEAVEENGWGWQREATWNRLRTALEQGGLLTESGAA; this comes from the coding sequence ATGCGCACGCGAGAGTTCTGGGCGCTCGACGAGGACGATCAGGGGATGATCGACCGGTTGGCACCGGGGATCGGTGCCGACCCGGCCCGCGCGCTCGCGTACCTCCTCCTTCGCTCGGAGAGAGAGGACGATCCGGCGACGGAGTTGGCGCTGCGGATCGGAACGGGGCTGAACCGGGGCGCGATCACGACGGCGTTAACGACCCTCGAGACGGCCGGCGTCGTCGAACGGACCACCGTCCCCGACGACGGACCCGGACGGCCGCCGGCGGCCTGGCGGGTCGCGGCGGATATCGAGCCCACGACACGGGCGGTCTATCGACACCACGCGACGGCGCTACTGGAGCGAGCGCGCGAACGACACGGACTCGAGCGCTCGACCGAACCGAGTTCGGGAACCGAGGCCGGGCTCAGTTTCGGGCTGAACTGGCGGCCCAACGGGCTCCACCTCCCGTTTTACGCCGCATTCGAGGGGGAAGAAGGGCCCGCCGGAGTCGATATCGAGCACCACGAGGGGTCCCACCGAGCGCTCGAATCCCTCGTCTCGGGCGAAACGGACGTCGGGTTGGTCGGCGCCGCGACGGTCCTTCGGGCCCAGCGGGCGGGCCAGCCGGTGGTGTCGATCGCGGTCGCCTACCAGCGCGCGATGGCGGTCCTCTATACGGTCCGCGAGACGTTCGGCGAACCCCTCACCAGCGTCGCTCAACTCCGCGGTCGGCGGATCGGGATGCCCGCCCGGTCCGAGACAGGGATACTCGGACGGCTCTTCTTGAATCAGGTCGCCCTCGACGGCTCGGTTCGGATCGTCGATACCGGCGGCGAGGAGCGGGATGCACTGCTCTCGGGGAAGGTCGACGTCGCCACGGGCTCGTTTTCGGACCCGCGCGACCTACAGCGCGCGGGGAGGACCGTCGACACGCTCGCGGTCGCCGACCACTTCCCGATCTACGGACCGGTGCTCGTCGTCCGCGAGGAGACACTCGACGAGCGCGGGCCGGCCCTCGAGGCCCTGCTGGCCGGAACGACCGCCGGGTGGGCGGCCGGGACTCGCGATCCGACGGCCGCCGCCGAGCGAGTCGCCGCCCGGTCGGGCGAGTCAGCCGACGGCATCGCCCGGACGTTCGAGACCGCCTCGCGCGAGTTCGGCCCGAACGAGGCGGTCGAGGAGAACGGCTGGGGCTGGCAGCGCGAGGCGACGTGGAATCGGCTCCGGACGGCGCTCGAGCAGGGGGGCCTGCTCACGGAGTCGGGGGCCGCGTGA
- a CDS encoding DUF4242 domain-containing protein has protein sequence MVEFEIYRELDEPISQQELDDAADESGRVLEEMREEGTEIRWNESDVLTDAEGDVVGTFCHYEAESEDAVEEHAERAGLPATTIARKGPSLDGE, from the coding sequence ATGGTAGAGTTCGAAATCTATCGGGAGCTCGACGAGCCGATCAGCCAGCAGGAACTCGACGACGCCGCCGACGAGTCCGGACGGGTGTTAGAGGAGATGCGCGAGGAGGGCACGGAGATCCGCTGGAACGAGTCGGACGTCCTCACAGACGCCGAGGGTGACGTGGTCGGAACGTTCTGTCACTACGAGGCCGAAAGCGAGGACGCCGTCGAGGAACACGCCGAGCGGGCCGGTCTGCCCGCGACCACGATTGCCCGCAAGGGACCCTCGCTCGACGGGGAGTAG
- a CDS encoding archaeosine biosynthesis radical SAM protein RaSEA yields the protein MSKPTPEVYEEGRGMDAHNQVMRSIRAEKDRTYDPHEPTRVWLDEDNTPNGVRQSLTIILNTGGCRWARAGGCTMCGYVAESVEGGSVSHEALMDQIEVCLEHERAEADEKSPLIKIYTSGSFLDEREVGARSRQAIAETFGDRERIVVESLPDFVEAERVGDFTEQGLATDVAVGLETATDRVRRDCVNKYFEFADFIEASEAAEAAGAGIKAYLLLKPPFLTESEAVEDMKRSIRRCAEYAHTVSMNPTNVQRYTMVDELYFRGGYRPPWLWSVAEILDSTADADAIVVSDPVGHGSDRGPHNCGECDDRVQRAIKDFDLRQDPSVFEQVSCECKATWEAVMEREAGYNMPLAR from the coding sequence ATGAGCAAGCCTACGCCCGAAGTCTACGAGGAGGGCCGCGGGATGGACGCACACAACCAAGTGATGCGTTCGATCCGCGCCGAGAAGGACCGAACCTACGACCCCCACGAGCCCACGCGGGTCTGGCTCGACGAGGACAACACCCCCAACGGGGTCAGGCAGTCGCTGACGATCATCCTCAACACCGGCGGCTGTCGCTGGGCGCGCGCGGGCGGCTGTACGATGTGTGGCTACGTCGCCGAGTCGGTCGAGGGTGGTAGCGTGAGCCACGAGGCGCTGATGGATCAGATCGAGGTCTGTCTGGAACACGAACGCGCGGAGGCCGACGAAAAGAGCCCGCTGATCAAGATCTACACCTCGGGGAGTTTCCTCGACGAGCGCGAGGTCGGGGCGCGCTCCCGGCAAGCGATCGCGGAAACCTTCGGGGACCGCGAGCGCATCGTCGTCGAGAGCCTGCCCGACTTCGTCGAAGCCGAACGGGTCGGCGACTTCACAGAACAGGGGCTCGCAACCGACGTGGCCGTGGGGCTCGAAACGGCCACCGACCGGGTGCGCCGGGACTGCGTGAACAAGTACTTCGAGTTCGCCGATTTCATCGAGGCAAGCGAGGCTGCCGAGGCGGCGGGCGCGGGCATCAAAGCTTATCTACTGCTCAAACCCCCCTTCCTCACCGAAAGCGAGGCCGTCGAGGACATGAAACGGTCGATCCGTCGGTGTGCCGAGTACGCCCACACCGTCTCGATGAACCCGACGAACGTCCAGCGGTATACGATGGTCGACGAACTGTATTTCCGGGGCGGCTATCGGCCGCCGTGGCTCTGGTCGGTCGCCGAAATCCTCGACTCGACGGCCGACGCCGACGCCATCGTCGTCTCGGATCCGGTGGGTCACGGTTCGGATCGGGGGCCGCACAACTGCGGGGAGTGTGACGACCGCGTCCAGCGCGCGATCAAGGACTTCGACCTCCGGCAGGACCCATCGGTGTTCGAGCAGGTCTCCTGTGAGTGTAAGGCGACCTGGGAGGCAGTGATGGAGCGCGAGGCGGGCTATAATATGCCCCTAGCGCGGTGA
- a CDS encoding DUF4097 family beta strand repeat-containing protein — protein sequence MERTSGRRAVLGSCGLAVSAFLSGCTGELTLGGDREELNRTFEAPNALAVETDSGAVTVHPTGADRIELHAIKRSKSPISDTDGTRVETVRDADRLRIVAETGGGAWFGSAGTISLDVGVPAKTRLEHAAAQNGPATVTDVAGDARIESTNGAVIARRIDGAVSLSSTNGAIRAHEIAALDRAETTNGSIDLAVPAVRRDASITTTNGPITAALAPDLDADVIATTTNGSTATDGLALSGTDDSATGTLGDGTYELLVESTNGTITLEALG from the coding sequence ATGGAACGAACCTCCGGTCGACGTGCAGTACTCGGTAGTTGTGGCCTCGCGGTTTCCGCGTTTCTCTCCGGCTGTACCGGCGAACTGACCCTCGGCGGCGACCGGGAGGAGCTGAATCGGACGTTCGAGGCGCCGAACGCGCTCGCCGTCGAAACTGACAGCGGCGCCGTGACCGTCCACCCGACCGGCGCCGATCGGATCGAACTCCACGCGATCAAACGCTCGAAATCGCCGATTTCGGACACCGACGGGACGAGGGTCGAGACGGTCCGCGATGCGGATAGACTCCGAATCGTCGCGGAAACGGGGGGCGGAGCGTGGTTCGGTTCCGCGGGGACGATTTCGCTCGACGTCGGCGTTCCGGCGAAAACGAGACTCGAGCACGCCGCCGCCCAGAACGGCCCGGCCACCGTGACCGACGTGGCCGGCGACGCGCGAATCGAATCGACGAACGGGGCGGTGATCGCTCGCCGTATCGACGGTGCGGTCTCGCTGTCGTCCACCAACGGTGCGATACGCGCACACGAGATCGCGGCACTCGATCGGGCGGAGACGACGAACGGATCGATCGATCTCGCGGTTCCCGCGGTCAGAAGAGACGCCTCGATCACCACGACGAACGGGCCGATAACGGCAGCGCTTGCCCCGGACCTCGACGCCGACGTGATTGCCACGACGACGAACGGCTCGACCGCTACCGACGGGCTCGCGCTGAGCGGAACCGACGACTCCGCCACCGGCACGCTCGGCGACGGAACGTACGAGCTCCTCGTCGAGTCGACGAACGGCACGATCACGCTCGAAGCGCTCGGGTGA
- the purQ gene encoding phosphoribosylformylglycinamidine synthase I — MITIVRFGGSNCDRDAERALSAMGIESEIVWHEDGLPEETTGIVLPGGFSYGDYLRAGAMAARSPILREVRDAADEGVPILGVCNGAQIGSESGLTPGAFTTNASARFQCERVHLRVENAGTPWTGGYEEGEVITLPIAHGEGRFEISESELDRLEAENRVLFRYCDAAGRVTAAANPNGSTGNVAGVCGKRESVAVLMPHPERAVLADVGGTDGRGILDGFA, encoded by the coding sequence ATGATCACCATCGTCCGGTTCGGCGGCTCGAACTGCGACCGGGACGCGGAACGCGCGCTCTCGGCGATGGGGATCGAAAGCGAGATCGTCTGGCACGAGGACGGACTGCCCGAGGAGACCACGGGAATCGTCCTTCCCGGGGGCTTTTCCTACGGCGACTACCTCAGGGCCGGCGCGATGGCCGCCCGCTCGCCGATCCTACGCGAGGTCCGGGACGCCGCCGACGAGGGCGTCCCGATCCTCGGGGTCTGCAACGGCGCTCAGATCGGCAGCGAATCGGGCCTCACCCCCGGTGCCTTCACGACGAACGCGAGCGCGCGCTTTCAGTGCGAACGCGTTCACCTACGGGTCGAGAACGCCGGGACGCCGTGGACGGGAGGGTACGAAGAGGGCGAGGTGATCACGCTGCCGATCGCCCACGGCGAGGGACGCTTCGAGATCAGCGAATCCGAGTTGGATCGCCTCGAAGCGGAGAACCGGGTGCTGTTTCGGTACTGCGATGCTGCGGGCCGCGTGACGGCGGCGGCGAACCCGAACGGTTCGACGGGCAACGTCGCCGGAGTCTGTGGCAAACGCGAGTCGGTCGCGGTGCTCATGCCCCATCCCGAACGCGCCGTCCTCGCGGACGTCGGCGGGACCGACGGCCGCGGGATCCTCGACGGGTTCGCTTAG
- the purS gene encoding phosphoribosylformylglycinamidine synthase subunit PurS, which translates to MAAYTAIVTVRLKRGVLDPEAETTKRALERLEFDLEDLRSADRFEIDLDADSETAAERRADEMAQRLLANPTIHDYEVEVVRR; encoded by the coding sequence ATGGCCGCTTACACCGCGATCGTGACCGTTCGTCTCAAGCGCGGCGTTCTCGATCCCGAGGCCGAAACCACGAAACGGGCGCTCGAACGCCTCGAGTTCGACCTCGAAGACCTCCGGTCGGCCGACCGCTTCGAGATCGATCTCGACGCCGACTCGGAGACGGCGGCCGAACGGCGGGCCGACGAGATGGCCCAACGCCTGCTTGCGAACCCGACGATCCACGACTACGAGGTGGAGGTCGTTCGGCGATGA
- a CDS encoding formyltetrahydrofolate deformylase, with product MTPPLTEITVVGDDKTGLIARVTTLLFERDINIEDLDQAVRDGLFRMTMHVDASAMTCSRAELREALDALGEDLGVDVQVRFPSDRETQGIAVLVTTESHPLEALFEAWANDELGADISVVIGNHPDLEPLCEHYGVPFHDIGTESGTASEERLLELLERYEVDLIVLARFMRILSPNVVFRYEDRIINVHPSLLPAFPGAEAYRQAIEEGVRVAGVTAHYVTTDLDQGPIITQRAFNLPDDTDLDEIKRRGQPLEAEALLEAVRLHLDKAIAVHRGRTELRGASDGEYQLGMDRAVDEINPDRPIDGIGAVLTD from the coding sequence ATGACGCCGCCGTTGACGGAGATCACGGTCGTCGGCGACGACAAGACGGGGTTGATCGCGCGCGTGACGACGCTGCTGTTCGAGCGCGACATCAATATCGAGGACCTCGATCAAGCCGTCAGGGACGGGCTGTTCCGGATGACGATGCACGTCGACGCGAGCGCGATGACCTGCAGCCGGGCGGAACTCAGGGAGGCCCTCGACGCACTGGGCGAGGACCTCGGCGTCGACGTGCAGGTCCGGTTCCCCTCGGACCGCGAGACACAGGGCATCGCCGTGCTGGTCACCACGGAGAGTCACCCCCTCGAAGCGCTGTTCGAGGCGTGGGCCAACGACGAACTGGGTGCCGACATCTCCGTCGTGATCGGCAATCACCCCGACCTCGAACCGCTCTGTGAGCACTACGGCGTGCCGTTTCACGATATCGGCACCGAGTCGGGGACCGCAAGCGAGGAGCGTCTGCTCGAACTCCTCGAGCGCTACGAGGTCGACCTGATCGTGCTGGCACGGTTCATGCGCATCCTCTCGCCGAACGTCGTCTTTCGTTACGAGGACCGCATCATCAACGTCCACCCGAGCCTGCTACCCGCTTTCCCGGGCGCCGAGGCCTACCGTCAGGCCATCGAGGAAGGTGTGCGCGTCGCGGGCGTGACCGCCCACTACGTCACGACCGATCTCGATCAGGGCCCGATCATCACCCAGCGGGCGTTCAACCTGCCCGACGACACCGATCTCGACGAGATCAAACGCCGTGGCCAACCCCTCGAGGCCGAGGCGTTACTCGAGGCCGTCCGGCTCCACCTGGATAAGGCGATCGCCGTCCACCGCGGGCGCACCGAACTCCGGGGGGCGAGCGACGGGGAGTACCAACTCGGCATGGATCGCGCGGTCGACGAGATAAATCCGGATCGACCGATCGACGGGATCGGGGCGGTGCTAACCGACTAG